A stretch of the Actinoalloteichus fjordicus genome encodes the following:
- the cas7e gene encoding type I-E CRISPR-associated protein Cas7/Cse4/CasC — MTASAPRHLDIHILHTLPYSNLNRDDLGSPKSLLFGGTPRTRVSSQCWKRAVRLEVESGVGEAAVRTRRLPVEVARALADRHDWPVELAEFAGRHVAAAAGLGVDKDDLTVLVFLPARAVDELVELCVRHRGDLDAALIALRGRARPQAKKGESVLPAAQVKELIGGRNSITALFGRMLAELPESKVDGAVQLAHAFTTHATEPEIDFFTAVDDLNPVEATGGGHLNTAEFSSGVFYRYASLNLADLTSNLGGDRAEVSAVTEAFVTAFLSALPNAKKTSTAPFTVPDLAYVAVRGDRPVSLAAAFEDAVSTRDGAGFAKASRRRLDDYNAKIGLLLGDVEIAFHGHATLDDGPFHALGSRQRSFPELVAGALSAVNGLPA; from the coding sequence ACCTCGGCTCCCCGAAGTCGCTGCTCTTCGGCGGCACGCCGCGCACCAGGGTGTCCAGTCAGTGTTGGAAGCGCGCGGTGCGACTCGAAGTGGAGAGCGGCGTCGGTGAGGCGGCGGTCCGCACCCGTCGGCTGCCCGTCGAGGTCGCCAGGGCACTGGCCGACCGACACGACTGGCCCGTCGAGCTCGCCGAGTTCGCGGGCAGGCACGTCGCCGCGGCGGCGGGTCTCGGCGTCGACAAGGACGATCTGACGGTGCTCGTCTTCCTGCCCGCTCGAGCCGTCGACGAGCTGGTGGAGCTGTGCGTCCGTCATCGCGGCGACCTGGACGCCGCGCTCATCGCGCTCAGAGGTCGGGCGCGACCGCAGGCGAAGAAGGGCGAGAGCGTCCTGCCCGCCGCCCAGGTGAAGGAGCTGATCGGCGGGCGCAACAGCATCACCGCGCTGTTCGGTCGCATGCTCGCCGAGCTGCCGGAGTCCAAGGTCGACGGGGCGGTGCAGCTCGCACACGCCTTCACCACGCACGCCACGGAGCCGGAGATCGACTTCTTCACCGCCGTGGACGACCTCAACCCCGTGGAGGCCACCGGCGGCGGACATCTGAACACGGCCGAGTTCAGCTCCGGGGTCTTCTATCGCTATGCCAGCCTCAACCTCGCGGACCTGACCTCGAACCTCGGCGGCGACCGGGCCGAGGTCTCCGCCGTGACGGAGGCGTTCGTGACCGCCTTCCTCAGCGCGCTGCCCAACGCGAAGAAGACCAGCACCGCACCGTTCACCGTCCCGGACCTCGCCTACGTCGCGGTGCGCGGCGACCGCCCCGTTTCGCTGGCCGCCGCCTTCGAGGACGCGGTCTCCACCCGCGACGGCGCGGGTTTCGCGAAGGCCTCCCGGCGGCGGCTGGACGACTACAACGCGAAGATCGGCCTGCTGCTCGGCGACGTCGAGATCGCCTTCCATGGTCACGCCACCCTGGACGACGGGCCGTTCCACGCGCTGGGGAGCAGGCAGCGCAGCTTCCCGGAGCTGGTCGCGGGCGCTCTGAGTGCGGTGAACGGGCTGCCAGCATGA
- the cas5e gene encoding type I-E CRISPR-associated protein Cas5/CasD has translation MSGVLLRLAGPLQAWGTAAAFAERDTRSHPTRSALLGMILAAEGRARGDDLDPAWAALEFTVRVDRPGTRLVDFHTVGGGYPRSRTVPTSEGRRRSEATATLVSRRHYLSDAAFVVAAHGPDELADRAAAALRVPHWAPYLGRRSCPADQPMLLTREPIEDAEAELYHVPLARSRPDHPVERVDVDFIRSAHGDQTGMEHGEELDDIPISFHPHRRTYHTRRVVVRTEALPAELCGGIGADYLDTLAVYLGISAP, from the coding sequence ATGAGCGGCGTACTGCTCCGACTCGCGGGGCCGCTGCAGGCCTGGGGCACCGCCGCCGCCTTCGCCGAACGCGACACCAGAAGCCATCCGACGAGATCGGCCCTGCTCGGCATGATCCTCGCCGCCGAGGGGCGGGCCCGTGGCGACGACCTCGATCCGGCCTGGGCTGCGTTGGAGTTCACCGTGCGGGTCGACCGGCCCGGCACCCGACTGGTCGACTTCCACACGGTCGGCGGCGGCTATCCACGCAGCAGGACCGTGCCGACCTCGGAGGGTCGACGACGGTCCGAGGCCACCGCGACCCTGGTGTCCCGGCGGCACTACCTCAGCGACGCGGCATTCGTCGTGGCCGCTCACGGCCCCGACGAGCTGGCCGACCGCGCCGCCGCCGCACTCCGGGTGCCGCACTGGGCGCCCTATCTCGGCAGGCGTTCGTGCCCGGCCGATCAGCCGATGCTGCTGACCAGAGAGCCGATCGAGGATGCCGAGGCCGAGCTGTATCACGTGCCGCTGGCCCGCTCCCGGCCCGACCATCCCGTCGAACGGGTCGACGTCGACTTCATCCGGTCCGCCCACGGCGACCAGACCGGCATGGAGCACGGCGAGGAGCTGGACGACATCCCGATCTCGTTCCATCCGCATCGACGGACGTACCACACCCGACGAGTCGTGGTCCGTACCGAGGCGCTGCCCGCCGAGCTGTGCGGCGGCATCGGCGCCGACTATCTCGACACCCTGGCCGTCTACCTTGGGATCTCCGCACCATGA
- the cas6e gene encoding type I-E CRISPR-associated protein Cas6/Cse3/CasE, whose translation MTTWLTRIQPNLSNSRSRADLHDFVGLHRTVMSLFPEELGDMPRRQAGALFRVDSGPAGDQLLVQSSLRPEPARLPPDYGTLRTTELTALLDALEDTMIVHYRLVANTSKRLAKDTDRHRRGQLVSLKGDEILDWWHRRSAEHGLALASAEATAVTAPRSRDRTAIRHARTRFQGVARVVDAELLRNAVLSGIGRARAYGCGLLSVVPARSRS comes from the coding sequence ATGACCACATGGCTCACCCGAATCCAGCCGAACCTGAGCAATTCGCGCAGCAGGGCGGATCTGCACGACTTCGTCGGGCTGCACCGGACCGTCATGTCGTTGTTCCCGGAGGAGCTGGGCGACATGCCCCGCAGGCAGGCGGGAGCGTTGTTCCGCGTCGACTCCGGCCCGGCCGGTGATCAGCTGCTGGTGCAGAGCAGCCTGCGTCCGGAGCCCGCCCGCCTGCCGCCGGATTACGGGACGCTGCGGACCACCGAGCTGACCGCGCTGCTCGATGCGTTGGAGGACACGATGATCGTGCACTATCGACTGGTCGCCAACACCAGCAAACGACTGGCCAAGGACACCGACCGACATCGTCGAGGACAGCTCGTCTCACTCAAGGGGGACGAGATCCTGGACTGGTGGCATCGACGCAGCGCCGAGCACGGCCTGGCACTGGCGTCGGCGGAGGCGACCGCCGTGACGGCACCGCGCAGCAGAGACCGGACGGCGATACGCCATGCCCGCACCCGTTTCCAGGGCGTCGCCAGGGTGGTGGACGCGGAACTGCTCCGCAACGCGGTGCTCTCCGGCATCGGTCGGGCACGGGCCTACGGCTGCGGGCTGCTCAGTGTGGTACCGGCCAGGTCGCGTTCCTGA
- a CDS encoding helix-turn-helix domain-containing protein — MNTAGDSPKAPVDPAVWHEPEMRASLAVRDIGAVYRQLKRRGVSQRRIAGLTGQAQPEISEIMNGRQVMAYDVLSRIADGLGVPRGLMGLAYDGVQAVDLREQTEGDSDMERRGFLGLVAKAAVVGLSASELESIRVLPEPGPRPSRVGMQDVANLEATIGFFRAQDDRYGGGSVRSAVTAHLEWADGLLEAAASDAVRTRLQQTLADLHSLAGWVSFDLGSTRHAVRHFANALVLAKESREHALAAKVLFQMGRVYLHDGEPGNALKVFQLGQMSAQDANSPRAVALLHLNEAWAYAELGNAGQTRVQLTRAAEELARESDQDVPSWLAFMSEAEIEGIAGMAYTALSARDRSFSGAGLEHATRSFDMRAETDARSRTSDLIAIAVNRLRAGEVSGGVRAGAEVLQRMDGVRSSRLLDRLGWVQQAAELHAGQGDARDLAEQVSRLRSA; from the coding sequence ATGAACACAGCCGGCGACAGTCCGAAGGCACCCGTTGATCCGGCGGTGTGGCACGAACCAGAGATGCGCGCGTCCTTGGCGGTCCGCGATATCGGCGCGGTCTATCGGCAGCTCAAGCGGCGCGGCGTCTCACAACGCAGGATCGCGGGACTCACCGGCCAGGCGCAGCCGGAGATCTCCGAGATCATGAACGGTCGGCAGGTGATGGCTTATGACGTGCTGTCTCGTATCGCCGACGGTCTCGGTGTGCCACGCGGATTGATGGGTCTGGCATATGACGGTGTGCAGGCCGTCGATCTGCGAGAACAGACGGAAGGAGACAGCGACATGGAGCGTCGAGGCTTTCTCGGCCTGGTAGCCAAGGCCGCCGTCGTGGGTTTGAGCGCCAGCGAACTGGAGAGTATTCGCGTGCTCCCCGAACCGGGGCCGAGGCCGAGCCGAGTCGGAATGCAGGACGTCGCGAATCTGGAGGCGACGATCGGCTTCTTCCGTGCTCAAGACGATCGATACGGCGGCGGTTCCGTCCGCTCGGCGGTCACCGCGCACCTGGAATGGGCGGACGGGCTGCTGGAGGCCGCCGCGAGCGACGCGGTGCGCACTCGATTACAACAGACCCTCGCGGACCTGCATTCACTGGCGGGCTGGGTGTCGTTCGACCTCGGGTCGACCAGACACGCGGTCCGCCATTTCGCCAACGCGCTGGTGCTGGCCAAGGAGAGCCGGGAACACGCGCTGGCGGCGAAGGTGCTCTTCCAGATGGGGCGGGTGTATCTGCACGACGGCGAGCCGGGGAACGCACTGAAGGTCTTCCAGCTCGGGCAGATGTCGGCCCAGGACGCGAACTCCCCGCGCGCGGTCGCCCTGCTGCATCTGAACGAGGCATGGGCCTACGCGGAGCTCGGCAACGCGGGGCAGACGAGGGTGCAGCTCACCAGGGCCGCCGAGGAGCTGGCCAGGGAGTCCGATCAGGACGTGCCGTCCTGGCTCGCCTTCATGAGCGAGGCCGAGATCGAGGGCATCGCCGGGATGGCCTACACCGCACTGTCGGCTCGGGACCGCTCGTTCTCCGGGGCGGGCCTCGAGCACGCCACCCGCTCCTTCGACATGAGAGCGGAGACGGACGCGCGGTCCCGCACGTCCGATCTGATCGCGATCGCGGTCAACCGGCTTCGGGCAGGCGAGGTCTCCGGCGGGGTCCGGGCAGGCGCCGAGGTGCTACAGCGGATGGACGGCGTCAGATCCTCGCGGCTGCTGGACCGCCTGGGGTGGGTGCAGCAGGCCGCTGAACTGCATGCCGGGCAGGGCGACGCCCGCGACCTGGCCGAACAGGTCTCCCGTCTCCGATCCGCCTGA
- the metX gene encoding homoserine O-acetyltransferase MetX, with product MTRAPAGSPTPVGRFWRDGDDPGGRRWAALDTALRLESGVLLPGVRLAYETWGTLNADRSNAVLVLHGLTGDSHVVGPAGTGHPTPGWWEGLVGPGRPLDTDRRFIVAPNALGGCQGSTGPSSPGPDGKPWGARFPRITVRDQVAAESRLADALGIDVWAAVLGGSMGGMRALEWAVGLPDRVDALLALSCPAASSAQQIAWASTQLHAIRADPHWHGGDYHRHSTSPDAGLGVARRIAHTTYRGEGELAERFGRRPQAGEEPGRGGRFAIESYLDHQADKLLRRFDAGSYVVLVESKNSHDVGRDRGGIDAALCRITARTLVAGVDTDALYPVAQQRALAEGIPGAALRLIRSPYGHDGFLVETEQVGGLVRDLLGEPC from the coding sequence GTGACCCGTGCCCCAGCTGGATCGCCCACCCCGGTCGGCCGGTTCTGGCGAGACGGCGACGATCCCGGCGGCCGGCGGTGGGCGGCGCTCGACACGGCACTGCGGTTGGAGTCCGGGGTGCTGCTGCCCGGCGTGCGGCTCGCCTACGAGACCTGGGGCACGCTGAATGCCGACCGCTCCAACGCCGTGCTCGTCCTGCACGGCCTCACCGGGGACAGCCACGTCGTCGGCCCGGCTGGCACGGGTCACCCCACGCCGGGCTGGTGGGAGGGCCTCGTCGGTCCCGGGAGGCCGCTCGACACCGATCGACGATTCATCGTCGCCCCCAACGCCCTCGGCGGCTGTCAGGGCAGCACGGGACCGTCCTCTCCCGGCCCGGACGGCAAACCGTGGGGGGCCCGCTTCCCCCGGATCACCGTGCGCGACCAGGTCGCCGCCGAGTCGCGCCTCGCCGACGCGCTCGGCATCGACGTCTGGGCAGCTGTCCTCGGCGGTTCGATGGGCGGGATGCGGGCCCTCGAATGGGCCGTCGGCCTGCCGGATCGCGTCGACGCGCTGCTGGCGCTGTCCTGCCCGGCGGCATCCTCCGCGCAGCAGATCGCCTGGGCGTCGACCCAACTGCACGCCATCCGCGCCGATCCGCACTGGCACGGCGGCGACTATCACCGCCACAGCACCAGCCCGGACGCAGGCCTGGGCGTCGCGCGGCGCATCGCGCACACCACCTATCGCGGCGAGGGCGAACTGGCCGAGCGGTTCGGCAGGCGGCCGCAGGCCGGGGAGGAGCCCGGCCGGGGCGGGCGGTTCGCAATCGAGTCCTATCTGGACCATCAGGCCGACAAACTGCTGCGACGGTTCGATGCGGGCAGCTATGTGGTGCTCGTCGAGTCGAAGAACTCCCATGACGTGGGGCGCGACCGGGGTGGGATCGACGCCGCACTGTGCAGGATCACGGCCCGGACGCTGGTGGCAGGCGTGGACACCGATGCGCTCTACCCGGTGGCTCAGCAGCGGGCCTTGGCCGAGGGCATTCCCGGCGCGGCCCTTCGGCTGATCCGATCGCCTTACGGCCACGACGGCTTCCTGGTGGAGACGGAGCAGGTGGGCGGGCTGGTACGGGATCTGCTGGGGGAGCCGTGCTGA
- a CDS encoding bifunctional o-acetylhomoserine/o-acetylserine sulfhydrylase, giving the protein MTVEAPDTTPVPEPSAPDTAGWSFETKQVHAGAAPDPATGARATPIYQTTSFVFRDTQHGADLFSLAEPGNIYSRIMNPTQDVLEQRIAALEGGVAAVAFASGSAATTGAILNLVSAGDHLVSSPSLYGGTYNLFHYTLPKLGIEVTFVDDQDDLAAWRAAARPNTKLFFAESLANPGSNVLDIRAVADLAHEVGVPLVVDNTVPTPYLLRPIEHGADIVVHSATKYLGGHGTTIAGVVVDGGTFDFGAGERFPGFVEPDPSYHGLKYWEALGPGAFAAKLRVQVLRDTGAAIAPLNAFLILQGIETLSLRLERHVANAQALAEWLESRDEVATVYYAGLSSSPFHDAAQTYLPRGAGAVVSFELRGGVEAGRAFVDGTELFSQLVNIGDVRSLIVHPASTTHSQLSEVEQRSSGVTPGLVRLAVGLEGVDDLRTDLEAGFRAAEAHL; this is encoded by the coding sequence ATGACCGTCGAGGCACCCGACACGACCCCCGTCCCCGAGCCGTCGGCACCGGACACCGCAGGCTGGTCCTTCGAGACCAAACAGGTGCACGCGGGCGCGGCGCCGGACCCGGCCACCGGGGCGCGGGCGACGCCGATCTACCAGACCACGTCGTTCGTCTTCCGCGACACCCAGCACGGCGCCGACCTGTTCAGCCTCGCCGAGCCCGGCAACATCTACTCGCGCATCATGAACCCGACCCAGGACGTCCTCGAACAGCGCATCGCCGCGTTGGAGGGCGGCGTCGCGGCGGTGGCCTTCGCCTCCGGCTCCGCGGCGACCACGGGCGCGATCCTGAATCTGGTGAGCGCGGGCGATCACCTCGTCTCCAGCCCGTCGCTCTACGGCGGCACCTACAACCTCTTCCACTACACGCTGCCCAAGCTCGGCATCGAGGTCACCTTCGTCGACGACCAGGACGACCTGGCCGCGTGGCGGGCCGCCGCCCGGCCGAACACGAAGCTCTTCTTCGCCGAGTCGCTGGCCAATCCCGGCAGCAACGTGCTCGACATCCGCGCGGTCGCCGACCTCGCCCATGAGGTGGGGGTGCCGCTGGTGGTCGACAACACCGTGCCCACCCCCTACCTGCTGCGGCCCATCGAGCACGGCGCCGACATCGTGGTGCACTCGGCGACCAAGTACCTCGGCGGGCACGGGACGACCATCGCGGGCGTGGTCGTCGACGGCGGCACCTTCGACTTCGGCGCGGGCGAGCGGTTCCCCGGCTTCGTCGAGCCCGACCCGAGCTACCACGGCCTGAAGTACTGGGAGGCCCTCGGACCCGGTGCCTTCGCCGCCAAGCTGCGCGTGCAGGTGCTCCGCGACACCGGGGCGGCCATCGCCCCGCTGAACGCCTTCCTCATCCTCCAGGGGATCGAGACGCTGTCACTGCGCCTGGAGCGGCACGTCGCGAACGCCCAGGCGCTGGCCGAATGGCTGGAGTCGCGGGACGAGGTCGCGACGGTCTACTACGCAGGCCTGTCGAGCAGCCCGTTCCACGACGCGGCGCAGACGTACCTGCCGCGCGGCGCGGGCGCGGTCGTCTCCTTCGAGCTGCGGGGCGGCGTCGAGGCCGGTCGCGCGTTCGTCGACGGCACCGAGCTGTTCAGCCAGCTCGTCAACATCGGCGACGTCCGCAGCCTCATCGTCCACCCGGCCAGCACGACGCACAGCCAGCTGTCCGAGGTCGAACAGCGCTCCTCCGGCGTGACGCCCGGCCTGGTCCGGCTGGCCGTCGGGCTGGAGGGCGTCGACGACCTGCGAACGGACCTGGAGGCAGGCTTCCGGGCGGCCGAGGCGCACCTGTGA
- a CDS encoding Tex family protein: MTTSIHSKIADELGVRETQVRSAVELLDGGATVPFIARYRKEVTGTLDDVQLRNLEERLRYLRELEERRTAILDSIRSQGKLDEALEASIMAADSKARLEDVYLPYKPKRRTKAQIAREAGLEPLAERLLDDPSHDPQAEAAGFIDADKGVADVQAALEGARSILVERFAEDADLIGGLREHMWTQGRLSARVREGKEDAGAKFSDYFDFSEPLTRLPSHRILAMFRGEKEEMLDLVVDPSPTDPAEEQAGTRPGPTEYETRIAARFGIADKGRPADRWLNDAVRWAWRTRILTHLGIDLRMRLRQAAEEEAVRVFAANLRDLLLAAPAGSRATMGLDPGFRTGVKVAVVDGTGKVVATETIYPHVPARKWDESLAVLARLAQRHGVDLIAIGNGTASRETDKLAAELITRHPELKLTKAVVSEAGASVYSASAYATQELPGMDVSLRGAVSIARRLQDPLAELVKIDPKSIGVGQYQHDLAEARLSRSLDAVVEDCVNAVGVDVNTASAPLLTRVSGIGEGLAENIVAHRDGNGPFRSRKALKDVARLGPKAFEQCAGFLRIPGGEDPLDTTSVHPEAYPLVRRILDAGKTEIGAVLGNGRALAAVSPEQFVDEKFGLPTVTDVLKELEKPGRDPRPAFVTATFKEGVDKIGDLVPGMLLEGVVTNVAAFGAFVDVGVHQDGLVHVSAMSNDFVSDPREVVKSGDVVRVKVLSVDVPRQRISLTLRLQDEVDARGGNGSGGNGRRDRDGGNQNGGDGRRGAGRGRSGSGGHTARGGNGNSGGGRGGNGRDRDRAGSGGGAMADALRRAGLDKGLGGR, from the coding sequence GTGACGACGTCCATTCATTCCAAGATCGCCGACGAGCTGGGTGTGCGGGAGACCCAGGTGCGCTCGGCGGTCGAGCTGCTTGACGGCGGGGCGACGGTGCCCTTCATCGCCCGATACCGCAAGGAGGTGACCGGCACCCTCGACGACGTGCAGCTGCGCAACCTGGAGGAGCGACTCCGCTATCTGCGCGAGTTGGAGGAGCGCCGGACCGCGATCCTGGACTCGATCCGATCGCAGGGCAAGCTCGACGAGGCGCTCGAGGCCAGCATCATGGCGGCGGACTCCAAGGCACGGCTGGAGGACGTCTATCTCCCGTACAAGCCCAAGCGGCGCACCAAGGCGCAGATCGCTCGCGAGGCCGGGCTCGAACCGCTCGCCGAGCGCCTGCTCGACGATCCGTCGCACGATCCCCAGGCCGAGGCGGCGGGCTTCATCGACGCGGACAAGGGCGTTGCGGACGTCCAGGCCGCGCTGGAGGGTGCCCGCTCGATCCTCGTCGAGCGCTTCGCCGAGGACGCCGATCTGATCGGCGGACTGCGCGAGCACATGTGGACCCAGGGCCGACTGTCCGCCCGGGTCCGCGAGGGCAAGGAGGACGCGGGCGCGAAATTCTCCGACTACTTCGACTTCTCCGAGCCGCTCACCCGGCTGCCCTCGCACCGCATCCTGGCGATGTTCCGAGGCGAGAAGGAGGAGATGCTCGACCTGGTCGTCGATCCCTCCCCGACGGACCCGGCCGAAGAGCAGGCCGGGACCCGACCGGGACCGACCGAGTACGAGACGCGGATCGCGGCCCGGTTCGGCATCGCGGACAAGGGACGGCCTGCCGACCGCTGGCTGAACGACGCCGTGCGCTGGGCTTGGCGGACCCGCATCCTGACCCACCTCGGCATCGACCTGCGGATGCGGCTGCGCCAGGCGGCCGAGGAGGAGGCGGTGCGAGTGTTCGCCGCCAACCTGCGTGATCTGCTGCTCGCCGCCCCGGCGGGCAGCCGGGCGACGATGGGACTGGACCCCGGTTTCCGGACCGGAGTGAAGGTCGCCGTGGTCGACGGCACCGGCAAGGTCGTCGCGACCGAGACCATCTACCCGCACGTGCCCGCGAGGAAGTGGGACGAGTCGCTGGCCGTCCTGGCCCGCCTCGCCCAGCGGCACGGGGTCGACCTCATCGCGATCGGCAACGGCACGGCCTCGCGGGAGACCGACAAGCTCGCCGCCGAGCTGATCACGCGGCATCCGGAGCTGAAGCTGACCAAGGCCGTCGTGTCCGAGGCGGGCGCCTCGGTGTACTCGGCCTCGGCCTACGCCACGCAGGAGCTGCCCGGCATGGACGTGTCCCTGCGGGGCGCGGTGTCCATCGCGCGGCGCCTCCAGGACCCGCTCGCGGAGCTGGTCAAGATCGATCCGAAGTCCATCGGCGTCGGGCAGTATCAGCACGATCTGGCCGAGGCTCGGCTCTCCCGCTCGTTGGACGCGGTGGTCGAGGACTGCGTGAACGCCGTGGGCGTCGACGTCAACACCGCGTCGGCGCCGCTGTTGACCAGGGTGTCGGGCATCGGGGAGGGCCTGGCGGAGAACATCGTGGCCCATCGCGACGGCAACGGGCCGTTCCGGTCGCGCAAGGCGTTGAAGGACGTCGCCCGCCTCGGCCCGAAGGCCTTCGAGCAGTGCGCGGGCTTCCTGCGCATTCCCGGCGGGGAGGACCCCCTCGACACGACCAGCGTGCACCCGGAGGCGTACCCGCTGGTCCGCCGCATCCTGGACGCGGGAAAGACCGAGATCGGCGCCGTCCTGGGCAACGGCCGGGCGCTCGCCGCCGTCTCCCCGGAGCAGTTCGTCGACGAGAAGTTCGGTCTGCCGACGGTCACCGACGTCCTCAAGGAACTGGAGAAGCCCGGCCGCGACCCCCGGCCCGCCTTCGTCACGGCCACCTTCAAGGAGGGCGTGGACAAGATCGGCGACCTCGTGCCGGGGATGCTGCTGGAGGGCGTGGTCACCAACGTCGCGGCCTTCGGCGCGTTCGTCGACGTCGGCGTCCATCAGGACGGACTGGTCCACGTCTCGGCGATGTCGAACGACTTCGTCAGCGATCCCCGCGAGGTGGTCAAGTCCGGGGACGTGGTCCGGGTGAAGGTCCTCTCGGTGGACGTGCCGCGCCAGCGGATCTCGCTGACCCTGCGCCTTCAGGACGAGGTCGACGCGCGCGGCGGCAACGGATCGGGCGGCAACGGCCGACGCGATCGGGACGGCGGGAACCAGAACGGCGGCGACGGCAGGCGCGGCGCCGGCCGTGGCCGGTCGGGCTCCGGCGGCCACACGGCTCGGGGCGGCAACGGGAACTCCGGCGGCGGGCGTGGCGGGAACGGCCGCGACCGGGATCGCGCGGGTTCCGGCGGCGGCGCGATGGCCGACGCCCTGCGCCGCGCAGGTCTGGACAAGGGCCTCGGCGGACGCTGA
- a CDS encoding pyridoxamine 5'-phosphate oxidase family protein — MAELSVEASKRLNTERTTMLCTVRPDGSPHVAPVWFVYRDGTWWVSTGEGSRKARNLIAEPRVSLALPDGEAPVVAEGRAVVHRVLHPEIVAAFAEKYDGWDLTEPGYGVDTTVLVEVEATRWLFGGAAH, encoded by the coding sequence ATGGCTGAACTGAGTGTCGAGGCGTCGAAGCGACTGAACACCGAGCGCACCACAATGCTGTGCACGGTGCGTCCGGACGGATCGCCGCATGTCGCGCCCGTCTGGTTCGTCTACCGGGACGGCACCTGGTGGGTCAGCACCGGGGAGGGCAGCCGCAAGGCGCGCAACCTGATCGCCGAGCCGCGAGTGTCGCTGGCCCTGCCGGACGGCGAGGCCCCGGTGGTGGCCGAGGGACGGGCCGTCGTGCACCGGGTGCTCCACCCGGAGATCGTCGCGGCCTTCGCGGAGAAGTACGACGGCTGGGATCTCACCGAGCCCGGTTACGGCGTGGACACGACCGTGCTCGTCGAGGTGGAGGCGACCCGCTGGCTGTTCGGCGGCGCGGCGCACTGA
- a CDS encoding nucleoside hydrolase: protein MAPIRVIVDTDPGVDDAVALLYLAAQRDRVEIVSVGSVHGNLAARPAAENALRILEVGGLGAVPVAVGAELPLDRSALSGGGFVHGDDGLSGAAGPAASARPVDEHAAVRLARLCRENPGELSILALGPLTNLALALHLEPALPRLVRSVIWMGGAFHRPGNITAHSEANAAHDAQAADQVLSAGFPLMIVPVDVTLQVWAGAPWWETVAAAPGVRARAMTAWARRYREAYAVYEGKGELGTVMHDPLAAVLLLEPDLAEYEEHPVVVEQAGSRTRGATLIDRRGYTTEVDPGPNRPAVRVVTEVDVPAVLTRIQAALLVE from the coding sequence ATGGCACCGATTCGAGTGATCGTCGACACCGATCCGGGGGTGGACGACGCCGTCGCACTGCTCTATCTGGCCGCCCAGCGCGACCGGGTGGAGATCGTCTCGGTCGGCAGCGTGCACGGCAATCTCGCCGCTCGGCCCGCTGCGGAGAACGCCCTGCGCATCCTGGAAGTCGGCGGACTCGGCGCGGTGCCGGTCGCCGTCGGCGCCGAACTGCCGCTGGATCGGTCGGCCCTGTCCGGCGGCGGGTTCGTGCACGGCGACGACGGCCTGTCCGGCGCCGCCGGACCCGCCGCCTCGGCGCGGCCGGTCGACGAGCACGCGGCCGTCCGACTGGCCCGGCTCTGCCGCGAGAACCCCGGCGAGCTGTCGATCCTCGCGCTCGGGCCGCTGACCAACCTCGCACTCGCCCTGCACCTCGAACCGGCCCTGCCGCGCCTGGTCCGCTCGGTGATCTGGATGGGCGGCGCCTTCCATCGGCCTGGCAACATCACGGCCCACTCGGAGGCCAACGCCGCCCACGACGCGCAGGCCGCCGACCAGGTGTTGAGCGCCGGCTTCCCGCTGATGATCGTGCCGGTGGACGTCACGCTCCAGGTGTGGGCGGGCGCGCCGTGGTGGGAGACCGTCGCCGCCGCGCCCGGTGTGCGCGCCCGCGCCATGACGGCGTGGGCCCGCCGCTATCGCGAGGCCTACGCGGTGTACGAGGGCAAGGGCGAACTGGGCACCGTCATGCACGACCCGCTGGCCGCCGTGCTGCTGCTGGAACCGGACCTCGCCGAATACGAGGAGCATCCGGTCGTCGTGGAGCAGGCGGGCAGCCGGACTCGGGGCGCGACCCTGATCGACCGGCGCGGCTATACCACCGAGGTCGACCCGGGCCCGAACCGCCCGGCGGTCCGGGTGGTCACCGAGGTGGACGTGCCTGCGGTGCTGACACGCATTCAGGCGGCACTTCTGGTGGAATGA